Proteins encoded in a region of the Ziziphus jujuba cultivar Dongzao chromosome 3, ASM3175591v1 genome:
- the LOC125423321 gene encoding uncharacterized protein LOC125423321 — MEFFQKAKAVALRSNHGTYLHADEDEGSVTQQSDGLSKGCRWTVELVTRSDAVIRLKSCYGKYLTATNHPFMIGLTGNKVEQRTLLSSSPALQCTVEWEPIKHGNRIKLKSCYSQWFLRANGYWPWTTCITHCAADGPGILPDADLEWQVDILEIHQDQGTTSQMPGNVPGRVYAPPPVVAYHRPASTKVKSGLKL, encoded by the exons ATGGAATTCTTCCAGAAGGCCAAGGCGGTCGCACTCCGCAGCAACCATGGAACATATTTACATGCAGACGAAGACGAAGGATCAGTGACGCAGCAGTCAGACGGATTATCCAAGGGATGTCGATGGACCGTGGAGCTGGTAACCCGATCCGACGCCGTTATCCGCCTTAAGAGCTGCTACGGCAAGTATCTCACCGCCACCAACCatccatttatgatcggtttgacCGGTAATAAAGTTGAACAGAGGACCCTGCTCTCCTCATCACCTGCTCTTCAGTGTACGGTGGAGTGGGAGCCGATCAAACATGGGAATCGTATCAAGCTGAAGAGCTGTTACAGCCAGTGGTTCCTCAGAGCCAATGGATACTGGCCTTGGACTACTTGTATCACCCACTGTGCAGCTGACGGTCCTGGAATACTCCCCGACGCCGACTTGGAATGGCAGGTTGATATTCTTGAAATACATCAAGATCAG GGTACGACGTCTCAAATGCCCGGCAATGTTCCTGGTCGTGTTTATGCTCCACCTCCGGTTGTGGCCTATCATCGTCCTGCTTCTACAAAAGTAAAAAGTGGGTTGAAACTTTGA
- the LOC107422721 gene encoding uncharacterized protein LOC107422721, which yields MEFFHNAKAVALRGNHENYLHAHEDKESVRQHSDGLSEGSRWTVELVTRSDSIIRLKSCYGKYLTATDRPFVIGLTGREVEQTTLLSSSRDFDCMVEWEPIKYGNGIRLKSCYSQWFLRASGYWPPGGHWITHCEADGHGILDDSNLEWQVVVLETHQEGTASVPAPACAPAPVVVLAYPPTPIPRDDSNTERAELVAEVGNLLVSTASLILQDSESIYGGASGGDEVFGDLDAIGNADDAAGDACEEY from the exons ATGGAATTCTTTCACAATGCCAAGGCAGTCGCACTCCGCGGCAACCATGAAAATTATTTACATGCCCACGAAGACAAAGAATCAGTAAGGCAGCACTCGGACGGATTATCCGAGGGATCTAGATGGACCGTGGAGCTCGTAACCCGATCCGACTCCATTATCCGCCTTAAGAGCTGCTATGGCAAGTATCTCACCGCCACCGACCGTCCATTTGTGATCGGTCTGACCGGTCGGGAAGTTGAACAGACAACCCTGCTTTCTTCATCACGTGATTTTGACTGTATGGTCGAGTGGGAGCCGATCAAATATGGGAATGGTATCAGGCTGAAGAGCTGTTACAGCCAGTGGTTCCTCAGGGCCAGTGGATACTGGCCTCCGGGGGGGCATTGGATCACCCATTGTGAAGCTGATGGTCATGGAATACTCGACGACTCCAACTTGGAATGGCAGGTTGTTGTCCTTGAAACACATCAAGAG ggTACGGCATCTGTTCCTGCTCCTGCCTGTGCTCCGGCTCCGGTTGTGGTTCTGGCTTATCCTCCTACTCCTATACCA CGTGACGATTCGAATACGGAAAGGGCTGAGCTAGTAGCTGAGGTAGGAAATCTACTAGTAAGCACAGCAAGTCTAATTTTGCAAGACTCGGAATCGATTTACGGAGGTGCATCAGGGGGTGATGAAGTATTTGGAGATTTAGATGCGATCGGAAATGCCGATGATGCAGCTGGAGATGCTTGCGAAGAGTATTAA